The genomic DNA CAGCTAAAACAACAGTGGCTGACCCACCGCCATCGCAGGCAAGCCAGCTCCCACAATGGTTTTGTGTTGCTGGCAAAGCTCTGCGACGGACCCGGCAACAGAGATATTTCCGGCTCCGCAGCTCCCCTGTGGGAGCTGTCGAGCCCCGGCGAGGCTGCGATGGCGGCGGTATGGGCGATATCTGTTTTGGCCGTGCCACCGCTATCGCAGGCAAGCCAGCTCTCACAGGAGGGTGGTGTTTCAGCCGCCAACCTTCACGAAGCCGGGTTTGAGGCCGAAGACTTCGACGCCCTGTGGCGTCGATTGGCCGGTTGTCACCTTGACCCGTTCAACGGCTTTATCCATCGCCTCCCGATACTCCACTTCACCTCCGATGATCGCTTGCGCCGGCACCACCATCGCCTGCTCATTGTTATACGTCACGATCGTCAACCGCGCGCTCATGCCCAGCCGCACCCGCTGCAGCTGTTGCGGCGTGAGCGCCGGTATCGACAGGGTCACCGGAAATTGCGCGCTGCCCTGGCTGTCGCTGGCGATCGCCAGGCCGCTGACCACGCTGACCGAACCGCTCAGCCGCTCGCCATCAAAACCGTCGCCCATCACCTCGACCGCCTGGCCCTGATGCAACTGGTTGATGTCCAGTTCCGAGACCTTGGCGACGATTTTCAGCCGTTCGATATTCGCCAGGCCAAACAGCACCTGGCCCTGGCCGACCTTGCTGCCGGCCTGCACCGGCGCGCTGGTGTTGCCGCCATTTTGCGGTGAGCTGTTGCTGCCGGGGGCTGGCACCACGATGCCGGAGAACGGCGCCTTGACGTCCTTGCCGTCGAGCAGTTTGCGCAGCGCGTCATACTTTACGTTAGCGTTGGTCAGCTCCATCTCGGCGATCTGGCGGTATTCGCCTTTGCCCTGATCCTGTGCCTGTTGCAGCTCGCTGCGCGCCGAGGCCAGGTCGAGTTGCTGTTGCTGGGCCTGTTGCTTGAGGTCATCGAGCTCGTTGCGCGGGATGATGCCGCGTTTAAACAGGTTTTCGCTCTCGGTGAGTTTGCGCTGGGTGTTGCCGGCGGTCATTTCGGTGGTGCGCAGGCTGCGGCGCGCACGGGTCACGGTGGGGCTGCTGTCCCAGTCCTGCATTTCCTGCACGGTACGCCGCGCCTTGAGCTGCACGGACAGCGCGTCGCGCAGCTGCACTTCGAGGGTGGACGGGTCCATGCGCAGCAGCACCTGGCCGGCCTCGACCCGCTGGCCCTGTTCCACCAGATTGGCCAGCACGTTGCCGTCAAACGGCGCGGTCAGAATCAGCGTGGTGTCGGGCTCGATC from Pseudomonas tolaasii NCPPB 2192 includes the following:
- a CDS encoding efflux RND transporter periplasmic adaptor subunit; amino-acid sequence: MTTNRKYLLAAVLVLLAGAGLALRSPATGQAPAAEQWLAVKPDALVHQIGLVGKIEPDTTLILTAPFDGNVLANLVEQGQRVEAGQVLLRMDPSTLEVQLRDALSVQLKARRTVQEMQDWDSSPTVTRARRSLRTTEMTAGNTQRKLTESENLFKRGIIPRNELDDLKQQAQQQQLDLASARSELQQAQDQGKGEYRQIAEMELTNANVKYDALRKLLDGKDVKAPFSGIVVPAPGSNSSPQNGGNTSAPVQAGSKVGQGQVLFGLANIERLKIVAKVSELDINQLHQGQAVEVMGDGFDGERLSGSVSVVSGLAIASDSQGSAQFPVTLSIPALTPQQLQRVRLGMSARLTIVTYNNEQAMVVPAQAIIGGEVEYREAMDKAVERVKVTTGQSTPQGVEVFGLKPGFVKVGG